ttctttttttttttttctttgttactgtTGCTTTAGCAACATTATCAGTAAAATCCCAGGCCAAAACTCTGGATTGCTCCTTTATTGCCACCACATGTATGTGTAGTGGTGGTGGTCTAAAATAGGAGGATTCAGACTTGGTCCATATTATGCTGTGTAAATCCATTCTGAAATGATAAAGtaaagagaaagttaaaaatgaagcaaaagTATATGCattatttctttgctttttttttactgtttactttCTGTGTGTGGCACGAACAAGCTAACTAGCGGACACAGTTGCAGAAGAACAACAAATGCAGAGTGAGAGTTCCCACAAAAAATGCATTAACAGATATGATacagaaaaatgcagaacagaCATAATGCAATGAAACAAAAGAGggacaaacaaaaacctcaaaaggAGAACAAACTAagaaacactgcaaaaggcaggcagaCTAGAATCCAAGTAGACTAGataataaacaaagaaaaggaagtAAACACGATCcaaaaggaaatcaaaatcacaacTAAGCTGgaacaaataaaccaaaaacacagcacGGTTTCCATACGAACCATGGAAATAaaagctagaggtcggggaaaaggtgAATGAAGGAAGCAGGGAACAAACGagtaacacaaaacacctgctaaaaacacacacctgctggcCCTCGAACCAGCTGAGACATGTCCCCAGAAGTgagggaaaacacaaacaggaaaacaaaaatacagagacttctggggacactgcctcagctggaCAGACAGTGTGTTCATATTAGATTACTAATATGAGCGTTAACATCGGTGGCTGAGCGCTAACAGCGCTTTTTTTCAGGGATGCTACTAGCACCTTTGCCTGTATAAATCTGTAGATTTCAGGTATAGCTTGTTTGTGCATCACAGGCTGCCCAGATTTTTATACCATACTTTCCTGACTTACTGGGCATGTATTGCTAGAAGGGGCATTCCTTCGAGGTCTGTCATAGTAAGAATGACCCTTTTTAGTGACAATGGCAATCTTTTCTATCCCTCTACTATATTGTCTAATTTTTTTATCTTCTACCATTAAGTAGAAAACATCTCTTTTGaattatttgaataaaacaccttaaatatatactgtatataatttgctaaaaacattttcttatttataaaCCTTATTTATTAACCCTGTATTACTGATAAAACGTAGCTTCTACACAGTTTGAGCTGAGCACTGTATCTGTTCCTGAGTCTTCCTGCTGTTGAGTGTTCCTCACATCTCCAGGTTTGTATTGAAGCAAATATCTGTATTCAGACTCACTGTTGGAAAAACTCACCTGttgtgttaaaaacaaataaaacaactttgtatttattttattaagtgacTGTCTCCTGTCTTCCTGACTCCTCAGTGTCATCAAGTGATGAAAGCTGCAACCAAAAGCTCTCATCTCATCACTGCAACAACTGTGACTGAACATAAACTGTGTTAACAGTGAAAGTGAGACTAGAATAGTATAAAGGTTATTCTGCTGGTAAGTGGAGTTAAACATTTATCAACTAGTGTATTACACACTGAGTTTTACACAGCTTAGCTTGTTTTGTACATGTGTAGTAAGTATTCTTGTTTATAACTAAAAATTAAATTTGAGTACAGTCTTATCAGTCCTAACATTTCTGTGGTGCTTCTGCTTCACATTGAAGATATTTTCACAGGCCAGAATTCGGTAAGATCACTagtattgttttacatttgtgaatTTGAAATGCATTGCCAAGGAAGAGTAAGAAGTCTCAGTGATGTGATGTATAAAAAGGCCAGAGAAAGACTTCCTGCTAATATAGATCTGGCTACTGATGAGCTCCCTAATGAAGCTTCTGCACGCAGACTGTCACgagctggaggaaggactccatggccagagatatgacaggacagaactgagtagtcaatgtttatttaaagcaacagaacaacagtaaatcaatgaatgcaacagtcactagatgagaggagatgaggtagAGTGAGTACCGGAAGCGACGTCACagccaagatggccgaccagcggagagcacatgggcaaaatggaggacaatggagatggTGAATGGCAACCGGTGGAGAATGTCCAGGAGGATAATCAGAGTAACACAGAACCACAATgagaaaacagtcacagaatATGATGAAATCCAATATCCAAATAAAAGTGAGGGAAACCAGTCTATGGTAAAGAACAAGGCAGTCCAAACAGTAAATCCATGGGCTAAACTCGGAGGTCTAGGggaatccaggtcatacacaaatAGGCCGTCCAGAGATAAATCCgacaggcaaaatccacaacagaaagacaatccaggtcgaaaaACAGGGAGATCAAAACcgaaacagagcagggaagggaacaacgagGGAGAACACAGATCAGAGGGgaaactcactgaaccagaggggtaGCCgagaagcagggtcaggtcaggctggtccagagagggggaatccagggtagaagGGGTTCAGGTCAGAGAAGGGGAATCAGGTAGCTACAGGgacaggtctggtactgtgagcagggggaacaacagggaataaacagaactcacagcaccagggggtcaggcaagagatggggtccagagcaggcagagtcCAAAAAATCTAGTGATGGGCAAATCATACCGAGGCTTCGGAGCTTGTGTCACTCTTCGTGAAGAGCAGCGATTCGAAACGCTGTCGGAGCTTGTATCGAAACACCAGAGTCACTGTATGAGTAGTATGCTGACGTAGTTAagtgctgaaaaacacacagaagaatatataataatacagatTAGGAAAACAACAGTATTATAAAAGTTGGGAAGTAATCAAATTAACAGTTAACACATTAAGGGACAGTAAGGGTACAACCATAAAACATCAATGTTGAATATATGACATTTCTAAGATGTTTATGTTGCCCAACTCACATAAACCTTCAGGAATTAAATGTTTGCTCAATGGTAAAACACCAGGGAGGATGGTAACagtttttacatgtgtttttagAGGAACTTGCCCCACTACTTAATATATTATAGTGATATTCTAAGAAAGAAGTCAGTGTAGCTACTCTGTGATCAGCATTTTTGTGAAACACATGGAAAAAGAATGATTTCAATTTGAATTCATCCTGAACAGTGGATTCTAAATGAGTGAGAGGCACTGAAAGTGACTTGGACAGACACAGAAGAACATTGACTCACTTGAAGCTGGTTCTCCAGACTGCACTAACTAGACTTACAAAGCCATTCACACCATTTGTCACAGATCCAGTATCTCTAGGCAACGCAGCAGTGACCGTGGTCACAAAGGCGGCTGCTAAAACAGGatcttcatttcctgttcctCTTAACTGCGCCCACAACCTTTTCCCCACATGCAGGTGTTgcagacatgcagcagcaggCGTATGAGAATATTAGACTCTTCCTGTGTGCTAATATGCCGTTAGATTAAATGATGTTGTTAAACAGCATGGCATTGTCAGACAAATTGATTTCCTGAACATACACCAGAAACAAACCATGTTTGCCACCCTTTCAGATAGCTGAGATCATGTAAATGATCATGTAAATGATGTGCAGACATCATTTACATGATGTGATATGTCTGCACATATGCAGACataggtgtgactgtgtgtatgaatgtttgtctttctctttataTCAGTCTTGAGATAGACTGTTAACCTGTCCAGGCAATTCTTAAAGTGACAAGCGGTTAGAATAattgattatttctttattatttatgtattaacCATAGCTTGCTTTTATGTCAGtctacagaaacagaaacaaagtacaaaaaaaacttaaaaaataagatCATATCATAAACCACACACTTGTTTGGTATAAGGTTTTATCTAACCTCATCAATAGGTCTTCTAAAAGTATTTCAGACACATGCGTGGCAACATTTTTAACCGTGGGTTACAGTGGAATTTTTTTAATAGCAGATGTcacactttttttaattttgtcgTCATTTCACACTTCATGAACAACGTCCAGCTTGCAGTTTTTCACATCTTCAGCTATATAGTGCAGAACAAACACTTGTCTtccactgagtgtgtgtctgcagctggaaTCATGTTACACAGTTTTCTAGTTCTGCTCTTTGGTTTGGGATTGGTAAGTGGATCATATGCAGATATAAAACATATGCAGCATATTGTGTGCTAAAAATTCTGCACTGCCTTTTTGTTGTCTCTTGAAGGTTCCCTTTAGCTTCACTAGTACGTAAatcatttcacagtttaattttGTTACTGTctcttcaaatgtgttttatagaCAGCAGCCAGGTTAACAAGTGAAACAGGTGAGTAAGATAAGTGTTTCTTGTTACTCAGGTGTGtcttattaatttttttaaacaataataactCTAAATGACTTTTGTCTGCTTCAGCTTTGGGTTTTAAACataaagatgtgtgtttgttgttaaatgAGAAATCGCCATGATATAAAAGGTGCAGTCGTAACAAAACCTTGACCGCATATTTATCTGTTGATCTCAAATCCAGCCTGGTACAATTACAGAAATGTTTGATAATGTACACTGATTTTTCTTTACTGCAGAAATTGACGTTGATGAAGGTCGTGACTGGGACATTGTCGACATTAATGAAGGTCTGTAGATGCTCtagatctttttttcttctaatgTCTAAGGGTTTTAATCAACCAGtacaatttttcttttaacaggAGCTGGGCTGGACCTGCTGGAGGGAGACATCAAACTGGAAGAAGTATGTGCAGAGAGCAAAAACTGTTGATATCTGAATATTTGGGGGTTGTACTGTGTGCCTAAATATTTGCACACTtatactttttcattttacctaacattttttaatcagGTAACAATTCAGTTGAGGTTAGAAACCTCCAGACCAAAAACCACTGAGCGCTTCCAATTCCCCAATTAGATTAGTTTAATACATAGTTTAATACAACAGCCAGTTTAAAGCTGGTGATGTCTTCTGATATCACTATCTTTGAGAACATCTCATTTATCTGCAAGACAAGAAGGCTAACAAATTAGAAAATACATGGATACAGTTATATAATTGAGTTAATATGAGCTAGTTCAAGtgctctgtttctcctttgtcCATCTCTTATTGTATCTGTTGCTCTCTTCATCCCCATCAGCCATTGACCAGAAACATTATCATAGGAGACAAGTATCGCTGGCCAACAACTGTTCCCTACTACTTGGAGGAGAGTCTGGGTAAGACACAGTGCTATGGAAACCCCCATTCTCAGGATTGATCATGTTATTAGGatttttcttcatgttcatttgtCCTGTGCTCTTCTACATGTAGAAATGAATGCAAAGGGAGTGATACTGAAGGCGTTCGACCAGTACAGACTGAAGACCTGCATTGACTTCAAACCatggaaaggagaaaagaacTACATCTCTGTGTTTAACGGCAGCGGGTGAGCAGCATCCAGCAaatctttaaacacaaactaatgttATCATATAGATAACCAGCAAAATTATTGTGTGTAACATGAAAAAAGGTCACATATGTATAATCATTAGCCTAAAGAATTTTCAGAGAATGTAATTGCAACAAACATAGTGCAGAAAATTATAACTTGATATTTACCatattgattaaatgtttttttttttgtacaaattaTCAGTTCCTGCAATAGGCTTCAACAGAAATTCTACAGTATATGAATGGTGTTACCAAATTTAAGGAAATAATTCCATCATATTTGAcctatataatataatgaatattatatattaattaattaatttcttttacaAATTAAGTCAtaacattttaggaaaaaatGCAACAGGTATTGGTGAATAGCTCTAGATTCACTTGTAAGACATTACTGCTTGAGATTATGTTAGTAACTGTCAGTAAATTTAGtaatttaaataagtaaataatcaacatgtctcttagaccctaCCCATTGCTTACCAGTCTGGATTTAGAGTCATAGTACAgatccctcccacccactacacagtgtgctggctgtACAGAGGAACACTTAGAGCAAGTCTTTTCACATACATGTCTTTCTTAGACAATATTATTAGGAGAGCACTCTATAAATTTGCATTGCTATGCAGATAACACCCAGCTATATGTATCTATAGAAAACCAGATAgaactaatcaattagtcaaacttcaagcatgtttAAAAGGCAAAAATGTCTGGTTGTACTCCTCAATTTAGACAGAAGTCATTTTACTTACTTGTAAAACTACTTAAACCCAAGAaacatgtaatttaattatattgttCACCTAGATGACATAGCATTTGTCTCATTTACTACTGTGAGGAAactcagagttatctttgataTCTTCTTTACTCCACGTATAAGAAATCGCTTGAACTTCCTTCCATCTGAGGAAGTCGAACTACTCGAACTAGtccatgtatttgttacttctcctaactctttaaaaagcctccagcAAATCTGAATACTGCACACAGAGTTCTGATTGGAATTAGCATGAGAGatcacatttcttctacattaaCATTATCTACTTTAAGACTAGGACGTGGCTACAGACAGTTGGCTCTACAGACCAGACTTGGatctcactcttcctctctgtagATGTTTCTCCTATGTAGGCAACCAGCGTGtgggaaaacagcagctgtccaTTGGTAGTTACTGTGACCATCTAGGAATTGTTGAGCACGAATTCCTGCATGCTCTGGGCTTCTGGCACGAGCAGTCCAGAGCTGACCGCGATGATTATGTCGACATCATGTGGGATCAAATTAAACCTGGTAATACTGATGATTAATACTTTGAATTACTGCTTTACACTCAATTTACCTCAATTTCAGTGTTTGAGCAAAAACTGTCTTCTTACTCTCAGACATTTATCCACAGCAACTAAACATTGGACTCTTTGACATCCTCCACTATTTATTTCATAATCAGCATTCTGACATATACTGTGTAGCTCAGTGAGGAGGGATGTGCTTTGTAACATATTACTTAAATTACCTTAAATTTATAGCAGGGATCTATGAAGGAATTAAGGTAAGAttccattttgtttcttttatggttttgttATCAGTATGCTGCTGTCTTGGGTGGATTCACTTGTAAATAGTATAGTATACAACTTCCAAGCTTGTAAAGAATTCCTGACTTTCTTTGAAAGCTGTCAAAGAAAGTATTCCAGCAGCTACTTTGTTTCTTCAGATAGGTCTTACACAACCTTGCCGCAAAATGAAGTTACCACTAATCACTTGTTGCCCAGAGGGAATCATATGCCTTGTCAGGATAGATTAGTATGTTGATTGAGAAGGCCTTGCACAAAATGCAGGAAACCAACTCTCCCTTTAACAGAGCATCTCCAGATTGTCACATTGCCTCCTCCATGCATCACTGATAGTGTTAGGAAGGCAAATTTTTATGAACTCTGTCTCTGAGCTTTGTACTGTTTGTCCTTTGCTTGGATCTAAACACTTCAAAAACCACAAGACTTGGTTTCTGCCATCTAAAGTTCACTGCGACCTTCTGATTTGCCAACCCTAGAAGCTTTCTCTcgtgttttatttaacaatgcAGCCAATTCAGGGGCAGTGAAgcatctgtttctcaaggaCAGTTGTTAAGTACTTGTCTTCTTGGACAGATGTGCACTTGGGCCACTGTATATTCAGCCCTGATTGGATCCAGGTCTCTAGTCTCTGGAGACTATAATGTACATCTTTTAAAGAAATCTATAAATTTCTTGGTTATACTTCAGAGTAGCCTTCCTTTCTCGAAGTACAAACTGagtaaagctgtttttgtttggtaaTTTTTTTATCTACACTGAAGGCCTTCTTATGGAAAATTAGccaaataaaaagtcaaactaTTGGTTTTCTGGACATATTTTAGGATGCTTTTTACtttagtgggttttttttttacagtacatttgtgtgttaaaaaaaaactatcgTGCACATTTTTCATACATTTCCTTTATCAGGGTATGGGATATCCAATATCTAAAACAATCCCATATATTTGAGAAAGTTATCACCCGAGTTGCATAGAAGTTGCATCTGTGATGTATTTTAGGAAAATAGCCCGGGTGTATACTCATGCAGTAAACTAATAcattaagaaatcagctttatTAGCTCCTTAGGCTGTCTAtacacattttctctcactATGAGACACAGATAATTGTTACATCATCCATAGACTGAATTCCAGTAATTGCTATGCCTTTTTCAGATAAGAAGAACAACTTTAAGAAACATGATGACGCTGTGTCCACTGCTCTGGGTGTTCCTTATGATTATGGCTCTGTAATGCACTATGGGAAGATGGACTTCAGCATTGGCTCTGAGCCCACCATTGTCACCAAGATCCCCCAATTCATGGATGTGATCGGTCAGAGGATGGGGTTCAGCGCCAGTGACCTAACCAAACTCAACCGTCTCTACAACTGCAGTAAGTCATTTTGTACATCACAACTAACAATGAGTCAAGATACCATCATTGCACCAGAGGAAGGCCTCAGGCTACATGTCCTACAGATACTGTAATATGATACTGTGGAGCAGTAGTTATGATGGTGTGGTGACATCACAGAAAGAAGGTTTGGGGTTTGATCTGATTGTGGAGTTTGCTTGGCGTGGGtcctcttgttttttctctgttccaaaaacatgcaggtgCATAAGATTCAGAGGGATCTATTtgcagaaatggaaaatggaatTCATAATTAAGTTTTCATTACACTGTAAATCACAAGGAAATAACtatagttgtgttttctttagcaTAGAATGagccttttttttctacatgagGAGTGGATGTTTTTTATACTacagctctgtttctgttttcagtgtctgtggtGATTTCATATCAGACTTTGCTAAACAAATTGAAAACCTCAATAAtctatgcaaaaaaaaaaaaaagaaagaatcttTCGTAGCATTTTAGGCTTTTTACTGGTGAAGACAGCTGAAATCATTCAAATGAAACTAGATATTTCACCTTAATGCACCAGTTTCTCTCCACAGCCAGCTCTTCTACCTTTGTGGACAGCTGCGACTTTGAAGAGGACAATATCTGTGGGACGATTCAGGGTCCAGGGAAAGCCAAGTGGAAACGGCGCAGTTCTGTAAGGGGAGGACCTAAAACAGACTTCACAAACATGGGACAGTGCCAAGGTGACAGTCCATCATTACAAATGTACATCAACTTAGTAGTATCACGTGAGAGGGGGCACTGTTGTACTAAATATCAGCACGACTGATATCTTCAGCACTCGACCTGCGTCCTCGTACCTACAAACACATTACAGCCATGCTGATATTAAGCTTAACAGTGCCCCCTCTCGTGTGATAGTgctcaataaaacattaaagaacaGTGAAAAGGGTGAGAATCATGACCTCTTTGATTTTGGATAGCACATAGCACAAAGGTctgcatgttcttcctgtgACAGTCTAAAGACAGATTATGGTAACTGGTGGATTTAAATTACTCGAAAGAGTAAGAAGTTTTCTGCCACTCTGTGACTACCAACACAGTGGTCGACCTTGACTTCTAGTATAGTTGATAGATGGATGGACGGataaatattcttttattttctaatacCTCTGACATCACAGTAGCCCTTAATGTATTTTTGGATGTTTCCCTCTTGATATTTCAAGACAGCAGAACACGATTCTTCTTTGTCTGTTCTTCTATCCCACAGTCAACAACCCTGAAGTAGTATAAACCTTTTTAAGGGCCCCCAATGCCTTAGTTTGTCATTGTATTCCATAGTGAACACAGGACATGTTCTAAGTCTTAGCAGTACAACTTTCCACGCAGAGTCAGTAGGTTCTTGAATGTGGAGACAGCTCACGTATCTAATGTTGCCAGAAAACCTGATGAGTATTTGAATTTCTGGGAGATAGTTATTCACCATCCAGAGGTGATCTTCACTCATCTTTCTTTGCTGTGCTATTTTGATATGTTCTGTACTCAGGAAAAGGCTACTTCATGCACTTCAGCACGTCCTCTGCTAAAACTGGTCACCAAGCGTTCCTGGAGAGTCGCTGGCTTTACCCCAAACCTGGAGTCCAGTGTCTGCAGTTCTTCCTCTAtagcactgctgcagctgatgatgtTCTTAATATCTGGGTGCGAGAGTACGACCAGGCCAACGCCAATGGCAAACTGAAGCTCTTCAAGAGCATTTCAGgtaacaaatgaaacactgaatacaaaaaacaccttaattaaatgaaaagctaattttacttaatcaaagctgctgtgagcagcaacatgaatgtttttaaaagctgcatgtAGACTGCACCACTTTGCACTGCGACTCTCTCACTTCTCAAGTACAACTTGTGAATTCTATTTTATTACAGGAGGTGTCCAGGGCTCCTGGGAATTACAAAATGTCAATCTAAATGTGACAAAGAAGGCCCGTGTGGTGTTTCAGGGCGTGAGGGGAAAGAGACAATCAAAAGGAGGCTTCTCTCTGGACGACATTAACCTGTCGTCCACAAAGTGCCCTCAGCACATCTGGCACATCCGCAACATCAAGGGCCAAATGGCCAAAACACCACCAGGAAAAAAACTTTTCAGCCCTCGCTTCCTGTCTACTGCAGGTTACTCCTTCCAGGTaaagacttatttttatttctctgtgccaGAAACAgccattttctgttttggattATTGATTGGATAATTGTTGAAGTGAGACGTGATGATGTCACCTTGACCtcatgctgctctgtgctctaTAGGTAGGTGTGTACCTCAATGGATTAAGCAGCAATCCAGATTACATGGCCCTCTACTTGCACCTGACCTCAGGGCCTAACGACAAGAAGCTCAAGTGGCCGTGTCCATGGCAGATGGCAACCATGGCTTTGATGGATCAACAGTCGGACATCAGACAGCAGATGAATATGCACCAAATGATCACCACCGACCCTAACAAGAAGTCCTCTGATGGTAAGAGAATCTTGACTGGAGTTTAGAGGTGGTCAATCAGAGACTGACTGTTCACCTGTTTCTCTCAGGTACTGAGTTCTTCTGGGATGATCCCAGGAAAGTGGGCTCCAAAGTGACTGACTCTGACGGCAGCGTTTATTATAGAGGTCCAGGCTACGGAACCAGCACCTTCATCACCCACAGCAGACTGAGAAGCAGAAACTTCATCAAAGGAGATGACGCCATCTTCCTCTTCAGTCTGGAAGGTACAGATACTAAACCATTAGACAGGACCAGGACATC
This genomic window from Anabas testudineus chromosome 4, fAnaTes1.2, whole genome shotgun sequence contains:
- the LOC113152794 gene encoding meprin A subunit beta-like isoform X2 — its product is MLHSFLVLLFGLGLTAARLTSETEIDVDEGRDWDIVDINEGAGLDLLEGDIKLEEPLTRNIIIGDKYRWPTTVPYYLEESLEMNAKGVILKAFDQYRLKTCIDFKPWKGEKNYISVFNGSGCFSYVGNQRVGKQQLSIGSYCDHLGIVEHEFLHALGFWHEQSRADRDDYVDIMWDQIKPDKKNNFKKHDDAVSTALGVPYDYGSVMHYGKMDFSIGSEPTIVTKIPQFMDVIGQRMGFSASDLTKLNRLYNCTSSSTFVDSCDFEEDNICGTIQGPGKAKWKRRSSVRGGPKTDFTNMGQCQGKGYFMHFSTSSAKTGHQAFLESRWLYPKPGVQCLQFFLYSTAAADDVLNIWVREYDQANANGKLKLFKSISGGVQGSWELQNVNLNVTKKARVVFQGVRGKRQSKGGFSLDDINLSSTKCPQHIWHIRNIKGQMAKTPPGKKLFSPRFLSTAGYSFQVGVYLNGLSSNPDYMALYLHLTSGPNDKKLKWPCPWQMATMALMDQQSDIRQQMNMHQMITTDPNKKSSDGTEFFWDDPRKVGSKVTDSDGSVYYRGPGYGTSTFITHSRLRSRNFIKGDDAIFLFSLEDISHLLKPQSLPHSALHADASLFKAADQSAPHEAVINLNMVGLITACVAAAVLVVSLVMIGNICGKKKGKGELSDDVLIIKHVPGSLEEYPTKGSFFTTP
- the LOC113152794 gene encoding meprin A subunit beta-like isoform X1, which encodes MLHSFLVLLFGLGLTAARLTSETEIDVDEGRDWDIVDINEGAGLDLLEGDIKLEEPLTRNIIIGDKYRWPTTVPYYLEESLEMNAKGVILKAFDQYRLKTCIDFKPWKGEKNYISVFNGSGCFSYVGNQRVGKQQLSIGSYCDHLGIVEHEFLHALGFWHEQSRADRDDYVDIMWDQIKPDKKNNFKKHDDAVSTALGVPYDYGSVMHYGKMDFSIGSEPTIVTKIPQFMDVIGQRMGFSASDLTKLNRLYNCTSSSTFVDSCDFEEDNICGTIQGPGKAKWKRRSSVRGGPKTDFTNMGQCQGKGYFMHFSTSSAKTGHQAFLESRWLYPKPGVQCLQFFLYSTAAADDVLNIWVREYDQANANGKLKLFKSISGGVQGSWELQNVNLNVTKKARVVFQGVRGKRQSKGGFSLDDINLSSTKCPQHIWHIRNIKGQMAKTPPGKKLFSPRFLSTAGYSFQVGVYLNGLSSNPDYMALYLHLTSGPNDKKLKWPCPWQMATMALMDQQSDIRQQMNMHQMITTDPNKKSSDGTEFFWDDPRKVGSKVTDSDGSVYYRGPGYGTSTFITHSRLRSRNFIKGDDAIFLFSLEDISHLLKPQSLPHSALHADASLFKAADQGAPEEAVINPKMLGLLKAADQGVPN